Proteins found in one Candidatus Rokuibacteriota bacterium genomic segment:
- a CDS encoding glycosyltransferase family 4 protein: protein MRICTPHCGVAPETTSGGETYERELLVRLGRAGARIEIILARGRPYPAEAQNWTVHRFPMGRGLRWWVAPAVVPRAVKRVWDSVGFDLLRVHSLRYIGPSALWARRRFGLDVPVVAHHHHLDPSPLNALIEKRVVEGADAVVVGSEFGRRQLGEDLGARTDHVSVVHYGVDPVFAPRPRRADLVERYGLRGRPAVLFFGGLKPRKNLFLLLDVWSAVVARRPEARLLLAGGGPLLGALRRHARRIGLGESVVFTGYVPDAEKAPHFNLGDVFVFPSAMEGFGLTVAEAMSSAVPVVASDRGSIPELVRDGEAGFLCDPAAPGRFVERLLLLLEDSGLRARLGAAGRERVDRLFRWEGCVDGTRRVYERALEAWRRRGGKGTA from the coding sequence ATGCGGATCTGCACGCCTCATTGCGGTGTGGCCCCCGAGACGACCTCGGGGGGAGAAACCTACGAGCGGGAGCTCCTGGTCCGGCTCGGCCGCGCCGGGGCCCGGATCGAGATCATCCTGGCACGGGGCCGACCGTATCCCGCCGAGGCGCAGAACTGGACCGTCCACCGCTTCCCGATGGGCCGGGGGCTGCGCTGGTGGGTCGCCCCCGCCGTGGTGCCCCGGGCCGTCAAGCGGGTCTGGGACAGCGTGGGCTTCGACCTCCTCCGGGTCCACTCCCTGCGGTACATCGGCCCCTCGGCCCTGTGGGCGCGGCGCCGCTTCGGACTGGATGTGCCGGTGGTCGCCCATCACCATCACCTGGACCCGAGCCCGCTCAACGCCCTCATCGAGAAGCGCGTCGTCGAGGGCGCCGACGCCGTGGTGGTGGGCAGCGAGTTCGGCCGGCGGCAGCTCGGCGAGGATCTCGGGGCGCGGACCGATCACGTGTCGGTGGTCCACTACGGCGTCGATCCCGTCTTCGCGCCGCGCCCGCGCCGGGCGGACCTGGTGGAGCGCTACGGGCTCCGCGGCCGGCCCGCCGTGCTCTTCTTCGGCGGCCTCAAGCCGCGGAAGAACCTCTTCCTCCTCCTCGATGTCTGGAGCGCGGTGGTCGCCCGCCGGCCGGAGGCGCGGCTCCTCCTGGCGGGAGGCGGCCCGCTCCTCGGGGCGCTGCGCCGACACGCGCGGCGGATCGGGCTCGGGGAGAGCGTGGTGTTCACCGGCTACGTTCCGGACGCCGAGAAGGCCCCGCACTTCAACCTCGGCGACGTCTTCGTCTTCCCCTCCGCCATGGAGGGGTTCGGGCTCACCGTGGCCGAGGCCATGTCCTCGGCCGTGCCGGTGGTGGCCTCGGACCGGGGCTCGATCCCCGAGCTGGTGCGGGACGGCGAGGCGGGCTTCCTGTGCGACCCGGCGGCACCGGGCCGCTTCGTGGAGCGGCTGCTTCTCCTGCTCGAGGACAGCGGGCTGCGGGCACGGCTCGGGGCCGCCGGCCGCGAGCGGGTCGACAGGTTGTTCCGCTGGGAGGGGTGTGTCGACGGGACGCGCCGGGTCTACGAGCGGGCGCTGGAGGCGTGGCGCCGCCGCGGCGGGAAGGGGACCGCGTGA
- a CDS encoding methyltransferase domain-containing protein, producing MIRTSLGASHRRTLLDAELARCAGSFRGVVLDVGGRRQPRGRFRPPRGAVRRWVLLNIDPRAEPDILGDAEALPIREASVDRILCQEVIQYVDRYETMLAEFSRVLVPDGQLVLSAPLLHRVDHIADRQRFSGGRLVELLERAGLRVDQVTQQGYFFGTLAHMLRQAGAQVASRPLRALLALPVLAVGFCLGRLDHRAATARSAFLSSYTTGYVVIARKR from the coding sequence ATGATCCGCACCTCCCTCGGAGCCTCCCATCGCCGCACCCTCCTGGACGCCGAGCTCGCGCGCTGTGCGGGGAGCTTCAGGGGCGTGGTGCTGGACGTGGGCGGCCGGCGCCAGCCGCGCGGACGCTTCCGCCCGCCCCGGGGCGCCGTCAGGCGCTGGGTGCTGCTGAACATCGACCCGCGGGCCGAGCCGGACATCCTGGGCGATGCCGAGGCGCTCCCCATCAGGGAAGCCTCGGTGGACCGGATCCTGTGCCAGGAAGTCATACAGTACGTGGACCGCTACGAGACCATGCTGGCCGAGTTCAGTCGCGTCCTCGTCCCGGATGGCCAGCTGGTGCTCTCGGCGCCGCTCCTGCACCGGGTGGATCACATCGCCGATCGCCAGCGCTTCTCGGGGGGGCGGCTGGTGGAGCTTCTCGAGCGCGCCGGTCTCCGCGTGGACCAGGTCACCCAGCAGGGATACTTCTTCGGCACCCTCGCCCACATGCTGCGCCAGGCCGGGGCCCAGGTGGCCTCGCGGCCGCTGCGAGCGCTCCTGGCGCTGCCCGTGCTCGCGGTGGGCTTCTGCCTGGGCCGGCTCGACCACCGCGCGGCGACGGCCCGCTCGGCCTTTCTCTCCAGCTACACGACCGGCTATGTCGTCATCGCCCGGAAGCGGTGA
- a CDS encoding glycosyltransferase family 4 protein, which produces MNVCLANEYFPPHAPGGAEWSTEALARALARRGLRVVVVTPNYGAPAVEERDGVRVRRFPFPLKREPGRPGLPPRVLRSPLFALWAGLQLARIARAEGAQVLHAQNKHMLLPGIIARALTRVPLVLTIRDGSLIDAAPMCLHHGDRRPADCGVRKLWRECSEEYFALYGAGRRRRLRVKLGFLAGWLDASFKQRLLRRLDAVVGVSDGILDVYRRSGLLEGVRRVRTIHTIPPVLVPASEERAAALRRAHGLAGHPVILCVGKLSPGKGTPDVAAAAARVVETVPEALFVFVGDGELPGASGAPWIRRLGALPNAEVLALYAVADMVVTPSVIPDALSRVIVEAMTAGRPVIGTRVGGTPELIEDGVTGLLVERGDPDGLARAITRLLADDALRRALGTQARRHIERQLDAETSVDLMLALYREVRGEAQAS; this is translated from the coding sequence ATGAACGTCTGCCTCGCCAACGAGTATTTCCCGCCGCATGCTCCCGGCGGCGCGGAGTGGAGCACCGAGGCGCTCGCCCGGGCGCTCGCCCGCCGCGGGCTCCGCGTCGTGGTGGTCACGCCCAATTACGGCGCCCCGGCCGTGGAGGAGCGCGACGGAGTCCGCGTGCGGCGCTTCCCGTTCCCCCTCAAGCGCGAACCCGGGCGCCCCGGGCTGCCGCCGCGCGTGCTGCGGAGCCCGCTCTTCGCCCTCTGGGCCGGGCTCCAGCTGGCGCGGATCGCGCGCGCCGAGGGCGCCCAGGTCCTGCACGCCCAGAACAAGCACATGCTGCTGCCCGGCATCATCGCCCGCGCGCTCACCCGGGTGCCGCTGGTGCTCACGATCCGCGACGGAAGCCTCATCGACGCGGCGCCCATGTGCCTGCACCACGGGGACAGGCGGCCCGCCGACTGCGGCGTGCGGAAGCTCTGGCGCGAGTGCTCCGAGGAGTACTTCGCCCTGTACGGGGCGGGACGGCGCCGCCGGCTTCGCGTCAAGCTGGGCTTCCTGGCCGGCTGGCTCGATGCCTCGTTCAAGCAGCGCCTGCTCAGGCGGCTCGACGCCGTGGTCGGCGTGAGCGACGGGATCCTCGACGTCTACCGGCGCTCCGGTCTCCTCGAGGGGGTGCGTCGGGTCCGGACGATCCACACCATTCCCCCCGTCTTGGTGCCCGCCTCCGAGGAGCGGGCCGCCGCCCTGCGCCGGGCCCACGGGCTCGCGGGCCACCCCGTCATCCTCTGCGTGGGCAAGCTCTCTCCCGGCAAGGGCACGCCCGACGTGGCGGCGGCCGCCGCCCGCGTGGTCGAGACGGTTCCCGAGGCCCTGTTCGTCTTCGTGGGCGACGGCGAGCTCCCCGGCGCCAGCGGGGCCCCCTGGATCCGCCGGCTGGGGGCCTTGCCCAATGCCGAGGTGCTCGCGCTGTACGCCGTGGCCGACATGGTGGTGACACCCTCGGTGATTCCCGACGCGCTGAGCCGGGTGATCGTCGAGGCGATGACGGCCGGCCGGCCCGTCATCGGCACCCGTGTGGGCGGCACCCCCGAGCTCATCGAGGACGGCGTCACCGGCCTCCTGGTGGAGCGGGGCGACCCCGATGGGCTGGCGCGCGCCATCACGCGGCTCCTCGCCGACGACGCGCTCCGGCGCGCGCTCGGCACCCAGGCGCGGCGCCACATCGAGCGGCAGCTGGATGCCGAGACGAGCGTCGACCTGATGCTCGCTCTCTACCGAGAGGTGCGGGGCGAGGCGCAGGCGTCATGA
- a CDS encoding polysaccharide deacetylase family protein encodes MSASPMALRMDDVGAASKRHEVYGLTRLRLGGMALPLPGNVLFLKYLPPIKRWGPYRELAASDWEALLGQLAARGCRMTVAVTAGWVEADGAVRAYPEKFPEASRLLRQGVERGLLEVANHGYTHCLLDRGRFRPRWFSGNRAAHREFYDWLPEAVHREHLRRAQAILQDFLGRAVETFVPPGNVLSRKTLAAAAETGLRYLSCLGALRWAPAEGLTPIDDARVLAFHDRDVVLGGLPWLERLLLAAPAGGYVTVREAATA; translated from the coding sequence GTGAGCGCGTCGCCGATGGCGCTGCGCATGGACGATGTGGGGGCCGCCTCCAAGCGCCACGAGGTGTACGGGCTCACCCGCCTCAGGCTGGGCGGGATGGCGCTGCCGCTGCCCGGCAATGTCCTCTTCCTCAAGTACCTGCCGCCGATCAAGCGATGGGGGCCGTATCGGGAGCTCGCCGCCTCGGACTGGGAGGCGTTGCTCGGGCAGCTCGCCGCCCGGGGTTGCCGCATGACGGTGGCCGTCACCGCCGGCTGGGTGGAAGCCGATGGCGCGGTCAGGGCCTACCCGGAGAAGTTTCCCGAGGCGAGCCGGCTCCTGCGCCAGGGGGTCGAGCGGGGCCTGCTCGAGGTCGCCAACCACGGCTACACCCACTGCCTCCTCGACCGAGGGCGGTTCCGCCCCCGCTGGTTCTCGGGGAACCGTGCCGCACACCGCGAGTTCTACGACTGGCTCCCGGAGGCCGTCCACCGCGAGCATCTCCGCCGAGCCCAGGCGATCCTCCAGGACTTCCTCGGCCGCGCCGTCGAGACCTTCGTGCCCCCCGGCAATGTGCTCTCGCGCAAGACGCTGGCCGCCGCCGCCGAGACCGGGCTCCGCTACCTCTCCTGTCTCGGCGCCCTCCGCTGGGCGCCCGCCGAGGGGCTGACCCCGATCGACGACGCGCGCGTCCTGGCCTTCCATGACAGGGACGTGGTGCTGGGTGGGCTTCCGTGGCTGGAGCGGCTGCTGCTGGCGGCGCCCGCCGGTGGCTACGTCACGGTGCGCGAGGCAGCGACGGCATGA
- a CDS encoding methyltransferase domain-containing protein codes for MSPAGSPRPWPEPVRRRVAEYYTRYYRDTLGIPAWAALVEARLDEETHEAMHLDRLEAALGRTVAGLAILNVGCGTGGFTVIARRAGAAAMGVDTEPEAVEICRLKAAAEGAGGPILAAAEHLPFSAGAFDLVYCFSTLEHVADAAAAVREMVRVVRTGGALYLHAPSALACYEGHYKLFWLPGMPRTVARCYLRLRGRPTRFVDTLTPLLRGPLERLLRDAGTRIVPLGPSGTRARESGSPLWPMIRGYYRLFRISPSIEILAWK; via the coding sequence ATGAGCCCGGCCGGCTCCCCGCGCCCATGGCCCGAGCCCGTCCGCCGTCGGGTCGCCGAGTACTACACCCGCTATTACCGTGACACCCTCGGCATCCCCGCCTGGGCGGCACTGGTCGAGGCGCGCCTTGACGAGGAGACCCACGAGGCGATGCACCTGGATCGGCTCGAGGCGGCCCTCGGGCGCACGGTGGCGGGGCTGGCGATCCTGAACGTGGGCTGTGGCACGGGAGGGTTCACCGTGATCGCGCGGCGGGCGGGCGCCGCCGCCATGGGCGTGGACACCGAGCCCGAGGCCGTCGAGATCTGCCGGCTCAAGGCGGCGGCCGAGGGAGCCGGCGGCCCGATCCTGGCAGCGGCGGAGCATCTGCCGTTCAGCGCAGGTGCTTTCGACCTCGTGTACTGCTTCTCCACGCTCGAGCACGTCGCCGATGCGGCCGCGGCCGTGCGGGAGATGGTACGCGTGGTCAGGACGGGCGGCGCGCTCTACCTTCACGCGCCGAGCGCCCTGGCCTGCTACGAGGGGCATTACAAGCTCTTCTGGCTTCCGGGGATGCCGCGGACCGTGGCGCGCTGCTACCTGCGGCTGCGGGGACGGCCCACGCGCTTCGTCGACACGCTCACGCCGCTCCTGCGCGGGCCGCTCGAGCGGCTGCTTCGGGACGCCGGCACGCGCATCGTCCCGCTGGGCCCGTCCGGGACGCGCGCCCGGGAGTCGGGGAGCCCCCTCTGGCCGATGATCCGCGGCTACTACCGGCTCTTCCGCATCTCGCCGAGCATCGAGATCCTGGCGTGGAAGTGA
- a CDS encoding LegC family aminotransferase — MIPRTPPIPNAVPRLAGNEWRYLKECLDTNWVSSAGPFIERFEREVARYVGAPHAVATVNGTAALHVALRVAGVEPGDEVLVPSLTFIATANAVAYCGAHPVFLDSEEASWGVDPQKVADFLARECLTRAGRTVNRATGRVVRALLPVHLYGHPCDLDPLLEVAGRYPLAIVEDAAEALGARYRGRRVGGDGRLACLSFNGNKIITTGGGGMVLTGDAALAGRLRTLTTQARTDPIEYIHEELGFNYRLTNIQAALGVAQLEQLDGFIESKRATAAFYREALGAIDGVRPFVEAPWARSSYWMAAALLPQRRCPDVRALLRELSAAGIGARPLWRPLHLQPLFAGAQAYRVDVATRLYDRGLSLPCSVGITPEERVTVVEALRSRLSP, encoded by the coding sequence GTGATCCCGCGCACGCCCCCCATTCCGAACGCTGTGCCCCGGCTCGCGGGCAATGAGTGGAGGTACCTCAAGGAGTGCCTCGACACGAACTGGGTCTCCTCGGCCGGGCCGTTCATCGAGCGCTTCGAGCGTGAGGTGGCGCGCTACGTGGGCGCTCCCCACGCCGTGGCGACAGTCAATGGCACCGCCGCGCTCCACGTGGCGCTGAGGGTCGCCGGCGTCGAGCCCGGCGACGAGGTGCTGGTCCCCAGTCTGACCTTCATCGCCACCGCCAATGCCGTCGCCTACTGTGGCGCGCATCCGGTATTCCTCGACTCGGAGGAGGCCTCCTGGGGGGTGGACCCGCAGAAGGTGGCCGACTTCCTCGCCCGGGAGTGCCTCACGAGGGCCGGGCGCACCGTCAACCGCGCCACCGGCCGCGTCGTGCGCGCGCTCCTGCCGGTGCATCTCTACGGCCACCCTTGCGACCTCGACCCGCTGCTCGAGGTGGCCGGCCGCTATCCGCTGGCGATCGTCGAGGACGCGGCCGAGGCGCTGGGCGCGCGGTATCGGGGCCGCCGCGTGGGCGGCGACGGGCGGCTCGCCTGTCTGTCCTTCAACGGAAACAAGATCATCACGACGGGGGGGGGCGGCATGGTGCTGACCGGGGATGCCGCGCTGGCCGGCCGCCTGCGGACGCTGACCACGCAAGCCCGCACCGACCCCATCGAGTACATCCACGAGGAGCTGGGCTTCAACTACCGCCTCACCAATATCCAGGCGGCCCTCGGCGTGGCCCAGCTCGAGCAGCTCGACGGCTTCATCGAGTCCAAGCGCGCCACCGCCGCCTTCTACCGGGAGGCCCTGGGGGCCATCGACGGCGTGCGCCCGTTCGTCGAGGCTCCCTGGGCGCGCTCGAGCTACTGGATGGCCGCGGCGCTCCTGCCGCAGCGGCGCTGCCCCGATGTCCGGGCGCTGCTGCGGGAGCTCAGCGCCGCCGGCATCGGCGCCCGGCCGCTGTGGCGCCCGCTGCACCTGCAGCCGCTCTTCGCCGGCGCCCAGGCCTATCGCGTGGACGTCGCCACCCGGCTCTACGACCGCGGGCTGTCGCTGCCGTGCTCGGTGGGGATCACACCCGAGGAACGGGTGACCGTCGTGGAGGCGCTTCGCTCGCGGCTCTCGCCATGA
- a CDS encoding NAD-dependent epimerase/dehydratase family protein: protein MARILVLGGAGFIGYHLASRLAGEGHALTLVDDLSRGRRDAELQALCARPNVVLVQADLTRPGALGSLPRQWEQVYMLAAVVGVRNVESDPARVIRVNTRSVLEVLDWLPGGGEVLFFASTSETYAGGVTAGALPVPTPEDVPLSVPDVAAPRFAYAASKILGEAAVIHTARARRLPVVIGRFHNVYGPRMGTDHVVPELSLRAVRRERPFRLYGAAQRRAFCHVADAVEAMTRLVAVEAARGRVVNIGNDGEETTMEDLLRIILRAARFEPAIQHLPAPPGSVERRCPDLTRLRALTGFAPKVPLEAGVGETFDWYRAWWERRGGRP, encoded by the coding sequence ATGGCTAGAATCCTCGTCCTCGGCGGGGCCGGCTTCATCGGCTACCATCTGGCCTCGCGCCTGGCCGGGGAGGGGCATGCCCTGACCCTGGTCGACGACCTCTCCCGGGGCCGCCGGGACGCGGAGCTCCAGGCCCTCTGCGCCCGCCCGAACGTCGTGCTCGTCCAGGCAGATCTCACGCGCCCTGGCGCGCTCGGCTCGCTGCCGCGCCAGTGGGAGCAGGTGTACATGCTGGCGGCCGTGGTGGGAGTCCGGAACGTCGAGAGCGATCCCGCGCGCGTCATCCGCGTCAACACACGCTCCGTGCTGGAGGTGCTCGACTGGCTGCCCGGCGGCGGCGAGGTGCTCTTCTTCGCCTCCACCAGCGAGACCTATGCGGGCGGCGTCACGGCAGGGGCGCTGCCCGTGCCCACGCCCGAGGATGTGCCGCTCTCCGTCCCCGACGTGGCCGCCCCGCGCTTCGCCTACGCCGCCAGCAAGATCCTGGGCGAGGCCGCGGTGATCCATACCGCGCGGGCCCGCCGTCTTCCCGTCGTGATCGGCCGCTTCCACAATGTCTACGGGCCGCGCATGGGCACCGACCACGTCGTCCCGGAGCTGTCCCTCCGCGCCGTCAGGCGGGAGCGCCCCTTCCGCCTCTACGGCGCCGCGCAGCGTCGCGCCTTCTGCCACGTGGCCGACGCCGTGGAGGCCATGACCCGTCTCGTGGCGGTCGAGGCCGCCCGGGGACGGGTCGTGAACATCGGCAATGACGGCGAGGAGACCACGATGGAGGACCTCCTGCGGATCATCCTGCGGGCGGCCCGCTTCGAGCCCGCCATCCAGCACCTGCCCGCCCCGCCGGGCTCGGTGGAGCGCCGCTGTCCCGACCTGACGCGGCTCCGCGCCCTGACGGGCTTCGCCCCGAAGGTGCCGCTCGAGGCAGGGGTCGGGGAGACCTTCGACTGGTACCGGGCCTGGTGGGAGCGACGCGGAGGCCGGCCGTGA
- a CDS encoding nucleotide sugar dehydrogenase, whose protein sequence is MTAIGVVGLGYVGLTLAVTLCRKGFAVHGMDASPDVLAALGAGRPHLFEPGVEEGLRRFLGERLHVGSALPAGGLDAAILCVSTPVSPDTHAPELGNLRLAARHIAERCGEDTLVIVRSTVPVGATREVVLPELRARWARPRLAFAPERTIQGQALRELEELPQVVGGLDAESRERAVALFARVTRRVVLVASLETAELVKLVNNCHTDLIYSYGNEVALIAERFRLDPLEVIRAANLDYPRPDLASPGFVGGGCLSKDPYILLSAATRAGYAPWLVGQARGLNERLPLHVAERLVALIRETRGRAEGARLCVLGWAYKGWPPTDDMRGTPIVPMLPLFRAAGLALRGHDFLVRGDVIAGLGATPVTLEAGFDGADAVLVVTNHPDYARADLPKLLGALRRPAVLYDCWRILGEEAARAAGVRYAGIGYG, encoded by the coding sequence ATGACCGCGATCGGCGTCGTCGGCCTGGGCTATGTCGGGCTGACGCTGGCGGTGACGCTGTGCCGCAAGGGCTTCGCGGTCCACGGGATGGACGCCTCCCCGGATGTCCTGGCCGCCCTCGGCGCCGGCCGGCCCCATCTCTTCGAGCCGGGGGTGGAGGAAGGGCTGCGACGCTTCCTGGGGGAGCGTCTCCATGTGGGGTCGGCCTTGCCAGCCGGGGGGCTCGACGCCGCCATCCTGTGCGTGTCGACGCCGGTGAGCCCGGACACGCATGCCCCCGAGCTGGGCAACCTGAGGCTGGCGGCCCGCCACATCGCGGAGCGCTGCGGGGAGGACACGCTCGTCATCGTGCGCTCCACGGTGCCGGTGGGGGCCACACGGGAGGTCGTGCTTCCCGAGCTCCGCGCGCGCTGGGCGCGGCCGCGGCTGGCCTTCGCACCCGAGCGCACGATCCAGGGCCAGGCCCTGCGCGAGCTGGAGGAGCTGCCCCAGGTGGTCGGTGGGCTGGACGCCGAGAGCCGCGAGCGCGCGGTGGCGCTCTTCGCCCGCGTGACCCGGCGGGTCGTCCTCGTGGCCTCGCTGGAGACGGCCGAGCTCGTGAAGCTGGTGAACAACTGCCACACCGACCTGATCTACTCCTATGGCAACGAGGTGGCGCTCATCGCGGAGCGCTTCCGCCTCGACCCGCTGGAAGTGATCCGGGCCGCCAATCTCGACTACCCGCGACCGGACCTGGCCAGTCCCGGCTTCGTGGGCGGCGGGTGCCTGTCCAAGGACCCCTACATCCTCCTGAGTGCCGCGACGCGGGCGGGGTATGCCCCCTGGCTGGTCGGCCAGGCCCGCGGCCTCAACGAGCGGCTCCCGCTACACGTGGCGGAGCGGCTGGTGGCCCTCATCCGCGAGACGCGCGGCAGGGCCGAGGGCGCCAGGCTCTGCGTCCTCGGCTGGGCCTACAAGGGCTGGCCGCCCACCGACGACATGCGGGGAACGCCCATCGTCCCCATGCTCCCCCTGTTCCGCGCCGCCGGGCTCGCCCTGCGGGGCCATGACTTCCTCGTCCGGGGTGACGTGATCGCGGGCCTCGGCGCGACGCCCGTGACGCTCGAGGCGGGCTTCGATGGGGCCGACGCGGTCCTCGTCGTCACCAATCACCCGGACTACGCCAGGGCCGATCTCCCGAAGCTCCTCGGCGCGCTCAGGCGTCCGGCCGTGCTCTACGACTGCTGGCGCATCCTGGGCGAGGAGGCGGCGCGAGCCGCCGGAGTCCGCTATGCGGGGATCGGCTATGGCTAG